The DNA window gtgtggaTATTGTGTTAAAAATTTTAACCTCTTATTTcagacattttattttattgactgaacatgccttattttttttttgttgagaTTGCGTTAAATTTGTATAACCTCTTATTCCAAACGTTATTCAAAGGAAAACCTTCTGCtggaattttatttagttaattattgaacaattaaatattgaacagttggtgattgtttttaaacaattttgctGAGACATTGTTATTGTCTGTTTAACTTAAACACTCAACTTTTAATAATTacagttttgttttatcaattttttataaaaataaccaaattttttttacaaGGTCAACCTTTTATGAGTTAATATATTGTTTTACACATCATTTAACTGTCAGTTATAACTTAACTTTACTTAAGTTTAATATTGTACCTGGACTTACTGAAACATACTTTAAGGAGGAAGCATTTATTTTGAAGATATTGTTGTTTATTGTTCTGCTTTTACATTGAACGTTGCGTGTTTTACATAACCATTTAACTGTCAGTTAtaacttaactttatttaagtttacttacttacttagacTTACTGAAACACACTTTAATGGGaaagcatttatttttatattggtgTTTATTGTTTGACCTTTACATTGAACGTTGATACGGCCTGGGGTCACAAATTGATTTGAACGTGTGCTACCTTAGGGATTGGAtccatatttttgtaacatcATGGGGGAACGTCCGATATGTTTCAACCTTTTATTAAAAGATGAATTGACATACGAGGCCACAGTCCGAGGTGTCAAACCTGAGGCCACTGCGGACCAATTAAGATTACAATTAACAGAATTAGCTACGCGGGTGCCTTCGGACGAGGTTATTTACTTTGAGGGAGATGTTACCTCAGAGTtagaaaaagttaaaaacaaaattaaagactTGCAGAGCTCACTTTCAAAACCAAATTTGCAGTTAAAACACATCAAGCGTTGCGAATCATTGGCTAACCATTTATATCACCGCTTAGGTCGTATAAATGCCGTCAGTAAGGAGGAGACTTGTATGCTCGGGGACTTGCTCTTACAACTCGAATCTAGGGACAGCGAACTGAGGTACATTTCTAAAGCTTATCAGGAGCAGGAAAAGAAACAGGATATCCCTGTCGTAGGGTGTATAGAGCCATGTCCTAAGGTGGACCACACACAGATCCAAAAACTGAACCTTGTCTTTAACGGCAGTGATAGTGTACAGGCATTCGTGCAGCGACTGGAGGAGCTTTGCAATTCTCGAGGTATCTCTGAGGAGACGTTATTTAATTCCGTCGCAGAAATTTTTAGCGGTGACGCCTTGTTTTGGTTTCGGGGTGTCAAGGAGGAGGTCTCGAGTTGGAAAGAGGTTAAGGCTCGTTTGTATGAGGAGTTCCTGCCATTCGATTATAATCGGCGTTTATTACAGGAGGTGCGGTCGCGGACACAAGGTGCTGATGAATCCATCATAAAGTACTTAAGCACAATGCGGAATTATTTTTCTAGGCTCAGCGTGCCGTTACCGGAGTCAGAGCAGCTGGAGATAGTACAAGGTAACCTTAGACCGTTTTACACGAGTCAGCTTGCTCTTACAAACGTCGGGAACTGGAACGAGCTGAAGGAACGCTGTAGGCAGCTGGAGTACGCCAAATACCGAGCAGACTCTTTTGCGGAGCCGCCCCGAGTTTCTGCGAATTCGGTAGCGCCGGACTTAGCCTATCAGGCTAGGAACCGACTTTCGGTTAACGCCGTGGACACCGAGGTGGACTTATTTTGCGTTCGTTGCAGGGTTCTTGGACATGGCCTTTGGCAATGTAGTGCACCACCCACCCAATTGTGTTACTCTTGTGGTTTAAAGGGTGCCACCTTGCACACGTGCCCACGGTGTGGTCCGTCAGTCGCTGAGCCACCGAAACTACAACAAAAGCCAGATCCTGCTGGACCAACCGTTGCTGGGGTAAGCGTGAACAACGAGCAGCCTGGAACCAAATCCTCCGGCAGTGGTCGCCGtcgccgccaccgccgtcgccgccgctgTGAAGAGGCAGGTGATGGAGACGCGGACAGTGGCTTGCGACCTTATTTAGATGTCGCGATTTACCACCATCGTTGCAGAGGGTTGTTGGATTCGGGTTCTACAGTTTCGGTCATTGGCGGAAAGGCGGCCCAATCCCTCTCCAGTTGTGGTACGTTGTATCCAGCTGAGGAGAAATCCATTATCACGGCTAATGGATCACATTCTCCGGTTTCGGGTTTTAAGATTTTACCGGTGACTGTAGAGGATGTTACGGCTTTCGTGAAATTTTATGTCGTTCCTGATATTTCTTCAGAATTGCTGTTAGGTATAGATTTCTGGCGTGCTTTTAATATCGCACCTGATGTTCTGAACCTACTCAATAAAAGAGGAGTCTCTAAAAGCAGGGAACCGTATGCAAGTGAGGTTAGACATTTGAACTCATGCAACGAGTTGAGTGCTTCGAAGTGTGTACCGGCTGATAACGCTACTGCCAGTTTGGTAGTTCGTGGTCGTCGCTCACAGGATTGCCAACTCAGTAGGGTTCGTCGAAGCATGGATTCAAAGTCGTACTTGACTGCTAGTTTGACTCCGAATTACGAGAGGTATACAGTAGTTCAACAAGTGTCTGGATTTGTCTACATTCTTGAAGATAGCAATGGGAACCAGACAGAGTGTCACGCCAGGGATATTCTCTGTAGAATTGATGTTCCGTAGGCCACCTTTGTGTGTGTTGACTTACTCTATTGAGTAAGCCAGCAATGCCAAGGGCTCATTTACTATGCGTCGTTGTGTTGCAAAGTGAGTGAATAGTTTCGTAGGCCACCTTTGTGTGTGTTGACTTACTCTATTGAGTAGGCCAACAATGCTAAGGACTCATTCACTTTGCGTcgttgagtttttttttgtgggattttccatttaatttatttcagggtTTATCTCATTGCTTAGGGACTCTACTGAGTCGGTGAGTGATCTTAACCTTATTGATATTCACTGGGTTTTCCAGCTATTATCTTTGATTTAGGTTTCTCTTAAATGAGTGACCCACATATTCCGATTGTTTTAGGTGTTTCGGATTTAGAGATGGAGGGCCATCTTTGAATTTTTCTCGTACCCTCGAAAAATTCTGGTGGGGACGGGGGTACTGCAACaccattatttttgtaacttaacatttcgttattgtttacattctgtttgtttactttgttaGTCTTGTCAAGTATCAGCTGTCAAATTCGACACACAGGATAGATTTTCAGTTGTTGTCTGTGGTCCTTTGAGAAAACTCGTGCTAGATCGTCATCGGACAGTGGTCAGTGGCGACATGACGCTCAGAACAATGATCGTGCTGACTGGCCACAGACTAGTTTTGTGACGATGAGCTGACATCCCCGGTGACGGCTTTTTTCGGAACTGGCAAGGAGGCAAACCATTCTCTGTCAGAACGTCTcgagtaaaattaaatgtgtGGTTAGATTTTTCTTCCCGCCCGCGTGGCGCAGGCCGTATTGGTACCAAGTTCCTTGCTTCATATTTCCTGGTGAGTATTTCGATCGTGGGTTCAGGTTATCTGATTGGTCTACGGGATAGATTCTGACTAAGTTGTTTCTTTGCAGTTACCAGATACGTGCCACAGACACCCACGCAGCATCACACCATGTGTACCTAACCTGAATTGCCGAGTGAGTAAACTAGCATTTCGTTGTTATTCGATTTCCGATGACTTTGGATTTCGAAAGCCATCTGCCTTGTCTTTATTTCTACACGTAGCAACGTCTAACCCCGCGTATTTCTTTTACAGCAATTTCAATCCTGCCCGGTGAAGCGTGCGATTGCCAGACGCGTGTCACCTGACCCAACCCCAAGGTAAGCGCCATGACCTTCCACGTGTCGATTAGGTTATTTTGCAAGTGTCACGTTTAAACAGCAAAGCTACCGCCTTTGAGACGAGATCTAACCTTCCCATAATCGTTTGATTAGTGATTGACCGTAGGTTTTAGGTTAGAAATACCCAGGGGCCATTCAAGACACGTCACTTGAGACATGTTAGCTAGGCCTTCGCTGTCCTTACCGACCCATCCTTGACCCAAGGCTGTTTCACGCGATTCCAGAAGGTGTCGTTGGTGACCAGAGCCGTCAGCGAGCCACGAGCCGTCCGGAGCTCCTGTCCTGGCCCCGTCCGACAGTCCAGGTTGGCCGTTGTATGTTCGTTGAGCGGATACTGAGGAATTTCCTTAGGATTTCTATTAATCTTCAGCGGCATCAGCCTTCTAACGCCGCTGCTGAATGTAGGATTGCAAAGGCAGAACCCGGGTGGACTCTAGCGGGttaaaacctttattttattattttttcttcataGGGAGCCCCGTTAGAACGGGCAGTAGTATCTAAATTGCACTTTGAACCTTTTGTAGGCGCTAGGCTATCAACGTCCTTCGGTTACGGGGCCTTAACGTTAAACTGCTATCCCATTGAAGTAATATAGAAGTTCCTCTGTGGTTAATACCATCCTTCTACCCCTGTGGCGTGAAACGCAGCGGTGGAACCTTGGTTTCTCCACTCTTATATAATTTCCTTGCAATACCTTGCGTACTTCAACCAGACAATTATAAGGACTTAATCCCTGGTCTCATTTAAGTAGTATAAGAGTTTCTCTGTGGTTAATACCATCCTTCTACCCCTGTGGCGTGAAACGCAGTGGTGGAACTTTGGTTTCTCCACTCTTATATAATttctatataataaatattaataattgtacaacattctgatatttttattttccaccTCATTGTAATTTCACCACCCACTACACAGTGGAAAATAGGCTTACATTTGGCGCCCGAACAGGGACTAATCCGTTAGCTTATAGTCTAATCTATCGCTTAGACAGGCCTGAGTCCACCCGGGGGGGTAATTAGAAATTAATTAGTCTTATAATTTCTTGTGTGTGTTTTGCGTGTGTCATCGTGACGTGCTGACAGAGAATCACTGCAGAAggtttccttttttttttaatttattaacttaataaggctgtattttttttgtgtggaTATTGTGTTAAAAATTTTAACCTCTTATTTcagacattttattttattgactgaacatgccttatttttttttttgttgagaTTGCGTTAAATTTGTATAACCTCTTATTCCAAACGTTATTCAAAGGAAAACCTTCTGCtggaattttatttagttaattattgaacaattaaatattgaacagttggtgattgtttttaaacaattttgctGAGACATTGTTATTGTCTGTTTAACTTAAACACTCAACTTTTAATAATTacagttttgttttatcaattttttataaaaataaccaaattttttttacaaGGTCAACCTTTTATGAGTTAATATATTGTTTTACACATCATTTAACTGTCAGTTATAACTTAACTTTACTTAAGTTTAATATTGTACCTGGACTTACTGAAACATACTTTAAGGAGGAAGCATTTATTTTGAAGATATTGTTGTTTATTGTTCTGCTTTTACATTGAACGTTGCGTGTTTTACATAACCATTTAACTGTCAGTTAtaacttaactttatttaagtttacttacttacttagacTTACTGAAACACACTTTAATGGGaaagcatttatttttatattggtgTTTATTGTTTGACCTTTACATTGAACGTTGATACGGCCTGGGGTCACAAATTGATTTGAACGTGTGCTACCTTAGGGATTGGAtccatatttttgtaacatcATGGGGGAACGTCCGATATGTTTCAACCTTTTATTAAAAGATGAATTGACATACGAGGCCACAGTCCGAGGTGTCAAACCTGAGGCCACTGCGGACCAATTAAGATTACAATTAACAGAATTAGCTACGCGGGTGCCTTCGGACGAGGTTATTTACTTTGAGGGAGATGTTACCTCAGAGTtagaaaaagttaaaaacaaaattaaagactTGCAGAGCTCACTTTCAAAACCAAATTTGCAGTTAAAACACATCAAGCGTTGCGAATCATTGGCTAACCATTTATATCACCGCTTAGGTCGTATAAATGCCGTCAGTAAGGAGGAGACTTGTATGCTCGGGGACTTGCTCTTACAACTCGAATCTAGGGACAGCGAACTGAGGTACATTTCTAAAGCTTATCAGGAGCAGGAAAAGAAACAGGATATCCCTGTCGTAGGGTGTATAGAGCCATGTCCTAAGGTGGACCACACACAGATCCAAAAACTGAACCTTGTCTTTAACGGCAGTGATAGTGTACAGGCATTCGTGCAGCGACTGGAGGAGCTTTGCAATTCTCGAGGTATCTCTGAGGAGACGTTATTTAATTCCGTCGCAGAAATTTTTAGCGGTGACGCCTTGTTTTGGTTTCGGGGTGTCAAGGAGGAGGTCTCGAGTTGGAAAGAGGTTAAGGCTCGTTTGTATGAGGAGTTCCTGCCATTCGATTATAATCGGCGTTTATTACAGGAGGTGCGGTCGCGGACACAAGGTGCTGATGAATCCATCATAAAGTACTTAAGCACAATGCGGAATTATTTTTCTAGGCTCAGCGTGCCGTTACCGGAGTCAGAGCAGCTGGAGATAGTACAAGGTAACCTTAGACCGTTTTACACGAGTCAGCTTGCTCTTACAAACGTCGGGAACTGGAACGAGCTGAAGGAACGCTGTAGGCAGCTGGAGTACGCCAAATACCGAGCAGACTCTTTTGCGGAGCCGCCCCGAGTTTCTGCGAATTCGGTAGCGCCGGACTTAGCCTATCAGGCTAGGAACCGACTTTCGGTTAACGCCGTGGACACCGAGGTGGACTTATTTTGCGTTCGTTGCA is part of the Plutella xylostella chromosome 3, ilPluXylo3.1, whole genome shotgun sequence genome and encodes:
- the LOC125488848 gene encoding uncharacterized protein LOC125488848 — protein: MGERPICFNLLLKDELTYEATVRGVKPEATADQLRLQLTELATRVPSDEVIYFEGDVTSELEKVKNKIKDLQSSLSKPNLQLKHIKRCESLANHLYHRLGRINAVSKEETCMLGDLLLQLESRDSELRYISKAYQEQEKKQDIPVVGCIEPCPKVDHTQIQKLNLVFNGSDSVQAFVQRLEELCNSRGISEETLFNSVAEIFSGDALFWFRGVKEEVSSWKEVKARLYEEFLPFDYNRRLLQEVRSRTQGADESIIKYLSTMRNYFSRLSVPLPESEQLEIVQGNLRPFYTSQLALTNVGNWNELKERCRQLEYAKYRADSFAEPPRVSANSVAPDLAYQARNRLSVNAVDTEVDLFCVRCRVLGHGLWQCSAPPTQLCYSCGLKGATLHTCPRCGPSVAEPPKLQQKPDPAGPTVAGVSVNNEQPGTKSSGSGRRRRHRRRRRCEEAGDGDADSGLRPYLDVAIYHHRCRGLLDSGSTVSVIGGKAAQSLSSCGTLYPAEEKSIITANGSHSPVSGFKILPVTVEDVTAFVKFYVVPDISSELLLGIDFWRAFNIAPDVLNLLNKRGVSKSREPYASEVRHLNSCNELSASKCVPADNATASLVVRGRRSQDCQLSRVRRSMDSKSYLTASLTPNYERYTVVQQVSGFVYILEDSNGNQTECHARDILCRIDVP